One genomic window of Gossypium hirsutum isolate 1008001.06 chromosome D11, Gossypium_hirsutum_v2.1, whole genome shotgun sequence includes the following:
- the LOC107959944 gene encoding uncharacterized protein: MRAPDAGEQISSKDIKMIVEQNNYTNINLHTIGKQLDYIENLVESQPIKREPVKEITEKSSKELIFTAYEIPKAFQKSQNDFLTEIQNRLNALENHKSELIAPDTPIQTQYSVNTLHQSSQSDSDQSDEQQINKMAWKEPKRLYYPKINAPDLNIKEKSIFQNKYNANTIYEWNIDGMSEYNILSLLQQMTMVSNVYKTQNQNGLINDHAIANLLVAGFTDQLKGWWDHALTKTQQEEILKAIKKDDQDRIILDEQGREIQDAVATLIFSISEHFIGDPSHLNDRNSELLSNLKCKKLTDFKWYKDVLMTRVMQRSDNQQPF, encoded by the coding sequence ATGAGAGCTCCCGATGCAGGAGAACAAATCTCATCAAAAGATATCaaaatgatagtagaacaaaacaattatacaaatattaatcttcatacaataggaaaacaattagattatattgaaaatttggtagAAAGTCAACCAATCAAGAGAGAACCAGTAAAAGAGATAACCGAAAAAAGTTCCAAAGAACTAATATTCACAGCTTATGAGATTCCAAAAGctttccaaaaatcccaaaatgatttcctaacagaaatccaaaatagactTAATGCTTTAGAAAACCATAAGTCTGAATTAATCGCCCCTGATACCCCAATACAAACCCAATATTCAGTAAATACATTACACCAATCCTCCCAATCTGACTCGGATCAGTCAgatgaacaacaaattaacaagatggcttggaaagaaccaaaaagattatattatccaaAAATTAATGCACCTGAtcttaacataaaagaaaaatctattttccaaaataaatacaatgctaatacaatctatgaatggaatatagatggaatgtccgaatataatattcttagtttattacaacaaatgacaatggtttcaaatgtttataaaacccaaaatcaaaatggaTTAATCAATGACCATGCTATAGCTAATCTTTTAGTTGCTGGATTTACTGATCAATTAAAAGGATGGTGGGATCATGCACTGACTAAAACCCAACAGgaagaaattttaaaagcaataaaaaaagatgaccaagatagaattattttagacgaacaaggaagagaaatccaagatgcagtagcaactttaattttctcaatctctgAACACTTCATCGGAGATCCTTCTCATCTTAATGATAGAAATTcagaattattatcaaatttaaaatgtaaaaaattaaccgattttaaatggtataaagatgTCCTTATGACTAGAGTCATGCAAAGATCTGATAACCAGCAAccattttag